The following proteins come from a genomic window of Candidatus Kuenenbacteria bacterium:
- the rpoA gene encoding DNA-directed RNA polymerase subunit alpha: MQTIPTPSNIEFKKETDFRGDFVIEPLYPGYGLTIGNALRRVLLSSIPGAAISSIKIKGVDHEFSTLPYVKEDIVDIILNLKQVNLKIEGENDNPDEPLKITIRKTGEGKITAGDFDCPSQVVIANKNLHLATLTDKAASFDLECIVENGMGYLPTENRPTGVLDIGHMAIDSIFTPINHVNVKTENVRVGEMTNWDKLIISLETNGTVTCKEAFEMAVSILKNQFDSLVVGAKPPKKEKVEVAVELDKTEPAKGDTIESEELSEDESTEPQAKKKRGRPKKEENK, translated from the coding sequence ATGCAAACTATACCCACGCCTAGTAATATCGAGTTCAAAAAAGAAACCGATTTTCGAGGTGATTTTGTGATTGAACCTCTTTACCCGGGTTATGGTTTGACTATTGGTAACGCCCTGAGGCGCGTTTTACTCTCTTCCATTCCTGGTGCCGCCATCAGCTCTATTAAAATAAAGGGAGTTGACCATGAGTTTTCCACCTTGCCGTATGTCAAAGAAGATATTGTAGATATTATTTTAAATTTGAAGCAGGTAAACCTGAAAATTGAAGGAGAAAATGATAATCCTGATGAGCCACTCAAAATCACTATCAGAAAAACTGGTGAAGGAAAAATTACCGCCGGTGACTTTGACTGCCCTAGCCAGGTTGTTATCGCCAATAAAAATCTTCATCTAGCTACTCTGACAGACAAAGCCGCCAGTTTTGACCTTGAATGTATTGTGGAAAATGGTATGGGTTATCTGCCCACCGAAAATCGCCCAACCGGAGTTTTGGATATTGGTCATATGGCCATTGATTCTATTTTTACCCCCATCAACCATGTCAACGTTAAAACGGAAAATGTGCGCGTCGGCGAGATGACCAACTGGGATAAACTAATTATTTCTTTGGAGACCAACGGCACCGTTACTTGCAAGGAGGCTTTTGAAATGGCCGTTTCTATCCTAAAAAATCAATTTGATTCCCTAGTTGTTGGGGCCAAGCCACCCAAAAAAGAAAAAGTTGAGGTGGCTGTAGAATTAGATAAAACTGAGCCGGCAAAAGGGGACACAATTGAATCAGAGGAGTTATCCGAAGATGAGTCAACTGAGCCACAGGCCAAAAAGAAAAGGGGCCGGCCCAAAAAAGAAGAAAATAAATAA
- a CDS encoding DNA alkylation repair protein — protein MTFEQIINEIKKHASRKNVEGMARFGINPKNTLGVSMPVLRSLAKIIGKDQKLSKELWQAKIHEARILAALIGEPQLVGARQMESWVKDFDSWDVCDQVCLNLFGKTPFAWPKAIEWSQRRGEFVKRAGFVLMAVLAVHDKKAADKEFLKFFPYLKKEAIDNRNFVKKAVNWALRQIGKRSHYLSIRVIKLCEEIQKIDSPTSKWIAADALRELRVKSYKLAKK, from the coding sequence ATGACCTTTGAGCAGATTATAAATGAAATTAAAAAACACGCCAGCCGTAAAAATGTTGAGGGTATGGCCCGCTTTGGTATCAATCCAAAAAATACACTTGGTGTTAGTATGCCTGTTTTGCGTTCACTGGCCAAAATTATTGGCAAGGACCAGAAATTATCAAAAGAGCTCTGGCAAGCCAAAATTCATGAAGCAAGAATTCTAGCTGCTCTTATCGGCGAGCCCCAGCTTGTTGGCGCCAGACAAATGGAAAGTTGGGTTAAAGATTTTGACTCCTGGGATGTTTGCGACCAGGTCTGCCTCAACCTTTTTGGCAAGACGCCCTTTGCTTGGCCCAAGGCTATTGAATGGAGCCAAAGGAGAGGAGAGTTTGTTAAACGCGCCGGCTTTGTCCTCATGGCTGTTTTGGCTGTTCATGATAAAAAAGCTGCTGACAAAGAATTTCTGAAATTTTTTCCCTATCTCAAAAAAGAGGCAATCGACAATCGCAATTTTGTCAAAAAAGCCGTCAATTGGGCCCTGCGTCAGATTGGCAAGAGGAGTCATTATTTAAGCATCAGGGTTATAAAATTATGCGAGGAAATCCAAAAAATAGATTCCCCAACTTCCAAATGGATAGCTGCTGATGCCTTGCGTGAACTGCGGGTAAAATCCTACAAATTAGCCAAAAAATAA
- the rpsI gene encoding 30S ribosomal protein S9: MVIKKTDKPEIKRETAATGKYYYGLGRRKTAIAKVKLFENGTGKLVVNGKEYKSFYRYPLYAENLELPFESVGLTGKIDAEIKVVGGGMKASSEACRLGIARALIKMTENFKPALRAAGYVTRDPRAKERKKPGLKRARRAPQWAKR; this comes from the coding sequence ATGGTTATCAAAAAAACAGACAAACCAGAAATCAAAAGAGAAACGGCCGCTACTGGCAAATATTATTATGGACTTGGTCGCCGCAAGACCGCCATTGCCAAGGTTAAACTTTTTGAGAATGGTACCGGCAAGCTAGTTGTCAACGGCAAAGAATATAAATCTTTTTACAGATATCCTCTTTATGCTGAAAATTTAGAACTGCCTTTCGAATCGGTTGGTTTGACGGGCAAAATAGATGCTGAGATAAAAGTCGTCGGCGGAGGCATGAAAGCTAGTTCCGAAGCCTGCCGCTTGGGTATTGCCAGAGCTCTAATCAAAATGACTGAAAATTTCAAGCCCGCTCTCCGCGCTGCTGGCTATGTCACCCGCGATCCTAGAGCCAAAGAAAGAAAGAAGCCAGGCTTAAAAAGAGCCAGAAGAGCTCCCCAGTGGGCTAAGAGATAA
- the rplQ gene encoding 50S ribosomal protein L17 — protein sequence MRHQKQRTKLGRNVGSRKALMRSMAISLIVHEKITTTLSKAKVLKPMVEKLVTRAKKNDLASRRLLISALAKEKPVKKLLEVTGPKYLERKGGYLRIIKLGARRGDGSEMAIIEFV from the coding sequence ATGAGACACCAAAAACAACGCACCAAACTTGGTAGAAACGTCGGTTCAAGAAAAGCCCTCATGCGGAGCATGGCTATTTCTTTAATTGTACACGAGAAAATTACTACTACTTTGTCCAAAGCCAAAGTTTTGAAGCCCATGGTGGAAAAACTGGTAACTCGAGCCAAGAAAAATGACTTGGCCAGCCGTCGTTTGTTGATCAGTGCTTTAGCCAAAGAAAAACCAGTCAAGAAACTCCTAGAAGTCACTGGTCCAAAGTATTTAGAAAGAAAGGGTGGTTATTTACGCATTATAAAACTAGGTGCTCGTCGAGGGGATGGCTCAGAAATGGCTATTATAGAATTTGTATAA
- the rpmJ gene encoding 50S ribosomal protein L36, protein MKVRASVKKICRDCQIIRRKKRVRVICKNPKHKQRQG, encoded by the coding sequence ATGAAAGTTCGTGCTTCAGTAAAAAAAATCTGCCGTGATTGCCAGATTATACGACGCAAGAAGAGAGTGCGTGTTATCTGCAAAAACCCCAAGCATAAACAGAGGCAGGGATAA
- the rpsD gene encoding 30S ribosomal protein S4 has protein sequence MGRDIGPKDRQSRRIGEKLFLKGDRDLTSKSGIVRRNYPPGMHGPKGYTHRGSEYGRQLIAKQKIKKMYRLREKQFHNLFLKAGKMKGDASSNLLVLLESRFDNVIYRLGLATSRDQARQLVSHGHFMVNGNKINIPSYETKTKDVITVREKSKNNGLLARSLKESAGKNIPAWLSFDTSKPEAVVVDSPSTEELGLLADATLTIEFYSR, from the coding sequence ATGGGTAGAGATATAGGACCAAAAGATAGACAAAGTCGCCGCATTGGAGAAAAGCTTTTCCTCAAAGGCGATCGGGATTTGACCAGCAAAAGCGGGATTGTCAGACGCAATTATCCGCCGGGTATGCATGGGCCCAAAGGCTACACCCATCGCGGTAGTGAATACGGACGCCAGTTGATTGCCAAACAAAAAATCAAAAAAATGTATCGCTTGAGAGAAAAACAATTTCACAATCTTTTTCTCAAAGCTGGCAAGATGAAAGGCGACGCTAGTAGCAACCTCTTGGTTTTGTTGGAGAGCCGGTTTGATAATGTTATCTATCGACTAGGCCTAGCCACTTCCAGAGATCAGGCTAGACAATTGGTTTCCCATGGACATTTTATGGTCAATGGTAACAAGATCAATATCCCTTCTTATGAGACAAAGACCAAAGATGTTATTACTGTTCGGGAGAAAAGCAAGAACAACGGCCTCCTTGCCCGTTCTTTAAAAGAATCTGCTGGCAAAAATATTCCTGCTTGGTTGTCTTTTGACACCTCCAAACCGGAAGCCGTGGTTGTTGACTCTCCCTCCACTGAAGAGTTGGGTTTATTGGCCGATGCCACTCTCACCATAGAGTTTTATTCAAGATAA
- the infA gene encoding translation initiation factor IF-1, with translation MEGEIIELLPAASFKIKLDNGQEIFGHLSGKMRMNNIMLLTGDRVKVEVSPYDLAKGRIVYRY, from the coding sequence ATGGAAGGTGAAATAATAGAGCTTTTGCCAGCCGCCAGCTTCAAGATAAAATTGGATAATGGCCAAGAAATATTTGGCCACCTTTCCGGCAAGATGCGCATGAATAACATCATGCTTTTAACTGGCGATCGGGTCAAGGTAGAAGTTTCTCCTTATGACCTCGCCAAGGGCAGGATAGTTTACCGTTATTAA
- the rplM gene encoding 50S ribosomal protein L13 — protein sequence MKKEIKRQEHVIDASGKVLGRLASQIAVLLRGKHKPEFERHIDLGDKVVVENVDKIKVTGNKFNDKIYYKGSTRPGGLKKTKMKAVVADKGWAEVLRRAVYHMLPGNKLRPEIMKRLIIK from the coding sequence ATGAAAAAAGAAATCAAAAGACAAGAACACGTTATTGATGCTTCTGGCAAAGTACTCGGTCGTTTGGCCAGTCAGATAGCCGTTCTTTTGCGTGGCAAACACAAACCGGAGTTTGAGCGTCATATAGATTTGGGTGACAAAGTGGTGGTAGAAAATGTTGACAAAATAAAAGTTACTGGTAACAAATTCAATGACAAGATTTATTACAAAGGTTCTACCCGGCCAGGCGGTTTGAAAAAAACCAAAATGAAAGCAGTCGTCGCCGACAAGGGCTGGGCCGAAGTTCTGCGCCGCGCAGTTTATCATATGTTGCCCGGCAACAAACTCCGCCCAGAAATTATGAAGAGATTGATTATAAAATAA
- the rpsM gene encoding 30S ribosomal protein S13, with protein MARIAGVNLPNEKRLEIGLTYIFGIGRTTSKKIIERLGLDPNMKCKNLSEAESNQLKKIIEADIRTEGELKREILSNIKRLKEINCYRGVRHSRRLPVRGQRTKTNSRTVRGNVRHTAGSGKKPAAQKT; from the coding sequence ATGGCTAGAATCGCTGGTGTAAATTTACCCAATGAAAAAAGGCTCGAGATTGGCTTGACCTATATATTTGGAATTGGCCGCACGACCTCCAAAAAGATTATTGAGCGACTGGGGCTGGATCCCAATATGAAATGCAAAAATCTCTCCGAAGCAGAGTCCAACCAACTCAAAAAAATTATTGAGGCAGATATTAGGACTGAGGGTGAGCTCAAGAGAGAAATTCTCTCGAATATCAAAAGACTAAAAGAAATAAATTGTTATCGTGGAGTCAGGCACTCCAGAAGGTTGCCGGTTCGTGGTCAGCGCACCAAGACCAATTCTCGCACCGTCCGTGGCAATGTCCGTCATACCGCCGGATCTGGTAAAAAACCAGCCGCTCAAAAGACATAA
- the rpsK gene encoding 30S ribosomal protein S11, with protein sequence MPEASEAKAPAKKNRKKKVVPRLLKGRGQAHIQSTYNNTIVSITDQNGSVLAWSSAGKCGFKGAKKATPYAAGVVVKEVIDKCKDYGIKEVDVLIKGIGPAREGAIRALATYGVQIASIKDVTPVPHNGCRPKKPRRI encoded by the coding sequence ATGCCAGAGGCGTCAGAGGCCAAGGCTCCGGCCAAGAAAAACAGAAAGAAAAAAGTGGTTCCGCGGCTCCTCAAGGGCCGTGGTCAGGCTCACATACAATCAACTTACAACAATACAATTGTTTCCATTACTGATCAGAACGGTAGTGTTTTGGCCTGGTCTTCTGCTGGTAAGTGCGGTTTTAAGGGTGCCAAAAAGGCTACCCCTTATGCGGCCGGCGTAGTGGTCAAAGAAGTTATAGACAAATGTAAAGATTATGGTATCAAAGAGGTTGATGTTTTGATAAAGGGCATCGGCCCGGCCAGAGAAGGGGCAATACGTGCTTTAGCTACTTATGGTGTGCAGATTGCTAGTATCAAGGACGTCACCCCTGTGCCACACAATGGTTGCCGCCCCAAAAAGCCGAGGCGCATTTAA